TAAATGTGCCGTCAAAAAAGGGTACGCCTTGAATTGTGTCGTTGCCGATTTGAAGCTCCGACTGTATTGGATCAACGCGCAAATGCCGAAATTTTGTCAATAGAGGTTTTTGGCCCGTTGCTTTTATTTGTTCGACCAAATAGTGTGCGTTTTCCGTGTCTCCTATTGTTCCTGTTCGGTGAATGCCCTGCTGATCGTAGGCTTCTAAAATTGTAGCGACTCGTTGTTTGAGAGATTTGTTTTTAGACATTTTGTTTCTCCACGACTCTTTTGGCTAACTACTGTAATATAAAATTATTATTATAGTGAATTACAATAGAATTTCAATTAATTCTTTTGAAATCACCAATCAGTTCGCAAACGTTTTAAAATGGCTTCCAAAGTCTTGTTGATCTGGAGAAAGTAGAACGGATCATGTAATTGACACCATTCTCGACAAAAGATACCAAATCCAGGCGCACCTGGGAGCCGGGGGCATGGGCGAAGTGTATCGGGTTTTGGATCTGGAACAAGACCGGGAGTGCGCGCTCAAAATTTTGAATGAAATGATGGATGAGCAGGCTGTGCGCCGCCGTTTTCACAGAGAGTTTCAGGTGTTGAACAGATTTCAGCATCCGCGCCTGGTCCGCACATACACCTGGGGCTTTGCCGAAGAGCGTCCCTATTTTACAATGGAATATTTGCCTGGGAAGACATTGGAAAAGATAATTGCCGATCGTGTACTGTTAGAGCAATTTCGGGCGTCTCACTTTTTTGATTTGATACAACAAATTGTCGAGGGTTTGGCTTATATCCACGCGCAGGGTGCAGTGCATCGCGATCTCAAACCCTCCAATATTATGGTTCTGGAAACAGAAGAGGGGATTGAGACCACGATCCTGGATATGGGGCTGGCGAAATTCAGGCATCTGCATAGTATTTCCATTACACAGGAGGGCACGGCGATTGGCACAGCAGAATATATGTCGCCAGAGCAGGGTAAGGGGCTCTGGGTGGATCACCGGTCAGATTTGTATTCATTGGGCGTGATCTTATATGAGATGCTCACGGGCGCACCTCCCTTTTCTGGACAAAATCCGGTGTCTGTTATTCTGAAGCATATTCGAGAGTCACCGCCATCAATGGGTGAAGCCCATGTCGAGGTTCCAGCCCAGACGCAAGAAATTGTGCTGAAGTTGCTGGCAAAAGAGCCTGTTGATCGCTATCAGTCGGCAGAGGAACTGGTGCAGGCGTTAAATGGTGTGGCATCATCGGGGTTTGTGCTATCCGATGACGAGCAGCGCGATGTGCATAGAAAAGTTGTGCGCCCGCAATTTGTTGGGCGGGAATCTGAAATGAAGATACTGAGTGCGATGTTGAAGGATGTACAGGATGGCAAACAGCGCGTAGTTTTGATCTCTGGTGAGTCAGGGGTGGGAAAAACAAGATTGGTCGAAGAACTATTGGGCGATGCGCTGATCCATGATTTTCTGTGTTTGAAAGGGTCTGGTCAGGAAGAGGGCGGACAAATATACGGTGCATTGATCGATGCTTTTCAAGGAACGACGGATTTGGTGGCAGAGTTACCCGATCCGGTAAAATCGGATAAGTTTTCTGTTATGGAGCGTTGGTTGCAGTTATTAAAAACTCTGCGGCAGAAACAGCCCATTGTGCTGTGTTTGGAAGATATTCAATGGCTTGATGAATTGACATTGGAATTTTTGCAGTATGTGTTGCGCGATCCAGAGCCGTGCCCGTTTTTGTTATGCCTGACCTGTCGATGGTCTAACCTGGAACCCCTTCCAAAAGAAATTGAGAATTTTATACACAGCAATGAACTTGCTGAGGCGACTCAGATTCAGTTGGAGAATTTACAACAAGAAGAGGTGGGATATTTAGCGGCGTCAATGTTGGGAGAGCGGTCCATACCTTCTGATGCCTTGCAAACCCTGTTCAGAGAGACAGGTGGGCAGCCCCTGTTTGTGGTGGAGGCGGTGAGGACACTGGTGAATGCCGATGTGGTTCGGCAGAATGTGTCTGGCGATTGGCAGTGGGGAGAGTTTCCGGAAACACTATTATCCGATGATATTTCAGAGGTTTTGTACAGGCGCATAACTACCCTGCCTGATGTGCAACAGCGGGTGCTGGAATACGCCTGTGTTTTTCTGAGTGATTTTTCTTTTGAATTATTGGCTGCGGTTTGGCGCGGTGATGAGTTGGAGCTATTGGATTTATTGGACGACCTGATTGCAGAAGGGCTTTTGACAGCTTGTGGAGAGGATGAAGATCAATATCGTTTTTCACAGGAGTTGTGTCGGTGTGCAATTTACAATCGTATGCAAGGTGTGCGGCGGCGTCTGTTACATCGAGAAATTGGCAATGCTCTGGAAGAGACGGAAGATATAGAAGAATTGACCGAAGAATTAGCGGATCATTTTGCTGCGGCAGAAGAACGAGATAAGTCTGTAAAATATATGTGTCTGGCGGGTAAAAAAGCATTGGAGGTACAAGCGTATCGCCAGGCATTGAGACGGTTCGAGGCAGTGAGGGACTGGACAGCGGATGACGTTTTTGAATTACCTGCAGATGCTATTGATTTTTTGTGCGATTATGCAGATGTGTTGCGCAATTGTAGTGAATACAATTGCGCACTAAAACTTTTAGACGAAGCAAATGCATTATTGCAGCCGGAATCGTAGTCGCAGGTTGGTTGATTGGCGAAGCCATTGAAGACGCCGTTGAAGACGCACTTCCAGACTGCGACGATCCACATATCACTATTAGTTACGACTTTGATGATCAAGAACTGATAGCTGAAATTGATTGTGGAGATGAAGACGGGGGTTGATTATCCGTCGTTTCGGTATAATCTCCTACACCAAGTGAGATCGGGGTCAGCCTTTGATGTAAGGGCTGGCTCCGGTTCAGGTTAGTAGTTTAAAATTCCACCAAATCCATAGACTTCATTTGAAGTCATCACTTGAAAGGAAAGCACCATGAGCCTTGCCGTTTCAGCCTATCAAGAACCTGTTTTGCCGA
This genomic interval from Gemmatimonadota bacterium contains the following:
- a CDS encoding protein kinase — translated: MQAHLGAGGMGEVYRVLDLEQDRECALKILNEMMDEQAVRRRFHREFQVLNRFQHPRLVRTYTWGFAEERPYFTMEYLPGKTLEKIIADRVLLEQFRASHFFDLIQQIVEGLAYIHAQGAVHRDLKPSNIMVLETEEGIETTILDMGLAKFRHLHSISITQEGTAIGTAEYMSPEQGKGLWVDHRSDLYSLGVILYEMLTGAPPFSGQNPVSVILKHIRESPPSMGEAHVEVPAQTQEIVLKLLAKEPVDRYQSAEELVQALNGVASSGFVLSDDEQRDVHRKVVRPQFVGRESEMKILSAMLKDVQDGKQRVVLISGESGVGKTRLVEELLGDALIHDFLCLKGSGQEEGGQIYGALIDAFQGTTDLVAELPDPVKSDKFSVMERWLQLLKTLRQKQPIVLCLEDIQWLDELTLEFLQYVLRDPEPCPFLLCLTCRWSNLEPLPKEIENFIHSNELAEATQIQLENLQQEEVGYLAASMLGERSIPSDALQTLFRETGGQPLFVVEAVRTLVNADVVRQNVSGDWQWGEFPETLLSDDISEVLYRRITTLPDVQQRVLEYACVFLSDFSFELLAAVWRGDELELLDLLDDLIAEGLLTACGEDEDQYRFSQELCRCAIYNRMQGVRRRLLHREIGNALEETEDIEELTEELADHFAAAEERDKSVKYMCLAGKKALEVQAYRQALRRFEAVRDWTADDVFELPADAIDFLCDYADVLRNCSEYNCALKLLDEANALLQPES